The Polaribacter sp. MED152 region TATGCTTTTTAACGGTATTAATAATCCAAGCTTTTTCTTTTGCAGAGCAATTATTTAGCGTGTGTATTAAAGGCAAAGTCATTTTTTGTTCTTTAATATCTATGCCTGTTGGTTTCCCTATTTTTTCATCTGAATAATCAAACAAGTCATCTTTTATTTGAAAAGCGATACCAATATATTCTCCAAACTTTCGCATTTGTTGCACAGTATCTTGGTTTGCACCAACAGAGGCAGCTCCAATACCACAACAAGCAGCAATTAATGTGGCTGTTTTTTGACGAATAATATCAAAATAAATGTCTTCTGTAATGTCTAACTTTCTAGCTTTTTCAATTTGCAACAATTCGCCTTCACTCATTTCACGAACAGCAATCGAAATCAATTTCAGTAAATCAAAATCTTCATTATCTATAGAAAGTAACAATCCTTTAGAAAGTAGAAAATCGCCTACTAAAACTGCAATCTTATTTTTCCAAAGGGCATTTATAGAGAAAAAACCACGTCTTCTGTTGGAATCGTCTACAACATCATCATGCACCAAAGTTGCAGTATGAATTAACTCGACTACGGATGCTCCTCTATACGTACGTTCATCAAAACCACCATTAGAAACCATTTTTGCAACTAGAAAAACAAACATTGGTCTCATTTGTTTACCTTTTCTACGTACAATATAATAGGTAATTCTGTTTAATAAAGGCACTTTAGAAAGCATGGAATCTTTGAACTTTTTTTCGAAAAGTTCCATTTCTTTCTTAATAGGCAATTTTATAAGTTCTACTGGTTTCATGTAACGTGAACTAAATACAGAATTTGACTGCAAAAATACGAAATATAAACAAGAAGAAGGGTTGTTGGTAAAGCAAGAGTTCTTACTAAAATATTAAGCTTTATTTGCTAATTGGCCACAAGCTGCATCTATATCTTTACCTCTACTTCTTCTTACATTTACAGTAATATCATGCATTTCTAAATTAGAGATGTAATTGTTTAAGGCTGCATTACTAGCTTGTTGAAATTGACCATCGTCTATTGGATTGTATTCAATTAAGTTTACTTTGCAGGGCACATATTTACAGAATTGTACCAAAGCTGCAATGTCTTCTTTTTTATCATTAATACCTTCCCAAACCACATACTCATACGTAATTGCTCTTTTGGTTTTTTCATACCAATATTCTAAAGATTCTTTTAAATCTTTTAAAGGAAAAGTAGTGTTAAAAGGCATTATTGATGTTCTAACCTCATCTATTGCAGAATGTAGAGAAACCGCTAAATTAAATTTTACTTCTTCATCTGCCATTTTTTTAATCATTTTTGGCACACCAGAAGTAGACACTGTAATTCTTTTTGATGACATTCCTAATCCTTCTGGAGAGGTAATCATCTCTATAGATTTTAATACGTTTTTATAGTTCATTAAGGGCTCACCCATTCCCATAAAAACAATATTGGTTAATTTATGATTGTGATATAACCTGCTTTGTTTATCGATTACAACAACTTGATCGTAAATTTCATCTGGATTTAAATTACGCATTCTTTTTAAACGAGCAGTTGCACAGAACTTGCAATCTAGACTACAACCAACTTGACTAGAAACACATGCTGTTGTTCTTTTTGGTGTAGGAATCAATACAGACTCTACTACTAAGCCATCATGTAATTTAATTCCGTTTTTTATAGTACCATCTGCACTTTTTTGCATAGAATCTACTTTGATATGGTTGATAACAAAGTGCTCTTCTAACATCTCTCTTGTTTTTTTAGAGATATTTGTCATGTCTTCGAAAGTGTGCAAAGACTTGCTCCATAACCATTCATATACCTGATTTCCACGAAAAGCCTTGTCGCCATTTTCTACGAAAAAATCACGCAATTGTTCTTTGGTTAAAGCTCTTATGTCTTTCTTTTTAATCAATGGTTCTTATTTTTTAAATGCTATTATTCTGATTGCAAAAATACACTAATATTTTAAGGTAAACTTTAAGTTTTGTCTTTGGTTGTTTTTGTGATTAGGCTTACTAATTTTTTCTATTGACTTCTATGTTATCCAACCTTTTCTGTCATGCTAATTCTTGAGTTAAAAAAGATAAACAATTGAGCACCGTCAATAATAAATATCTAAAAGAAAAAACTGATAATTCTATGCAGAATTATCAGTTTTAAAAATGATTTATTTCTTTATTAGATGATGATCATCGCATCTCCATAAGTAGAGAATTTATAACCTTCTTTTACTGCTGTTTTATACGCTTCCATTAAAAAATCATAACCCGCGAATGCTGCAGCTTGCATCATTAACGTAGATTTTGGAGGATGAAAGTTTGTAATCATTGAATTTGCAATGCTAAATTCGTAAGGAGGAAAAATGAATTTGTTCGTCCAACCTTCAAAAGGATTTAATTGTGCATTAGAAGAAACCGAAGATTCTACAGTTCTCATAACTGTTGTACCTACTGCACAAACTCTTCTTTTTTCT contains the following coding sequences:
- a CDS encoding polyprenyl synthetase family protein, with amino-acid sequence MKPVELIKLPIKKEMELFEKKFKDSMLSKVPLLNRITYYIVRRKGKQMRPMFVFLVAKMVSNGGFDERTYRGASVVELIHTATLVHDDVVDDSNRRRGFFSINALWKNKIAVLVGDFLLSKGLLLSIDNEDFDLLKLISIAVREMSEGELLQIEKARKLDITEDIYFDIIRQKTATLIAACCGIGAASVGANQDTVQQMRKFGEYIGIAFQIKDDLFDYSDEKIGKPTGIDIKEQKMTLPLIHTLNNCSAKEKAWIINTVKKHNKNKVRVKELIAFVKENGGIDYTISQMNAYKSKAIAILNNYSESPYKASLLQMIDYVVERKI
- the rlmN gene encoding 23S rRNA (adenine(2503)-C(2))-methyltransferase RlmN; this translates as MIKKKDIRALTKEQLRDFFVENGDKAFRGNQVYEWLWSKSLHTFEDMTNISKKTREMLEEHFVINHIKVDSMQKSADGTIKNGIKLHDGLVVESVLIPTPKRTTACVSSQVGCSLDCKFCATARLKRMRNLNPDEIYDQVVVIDKQSRLYHNHKLTNIVFMGMGEPLMNYKNVLKSIEMITSPEGLGMSSKRITVSTSGVPKMIKKMADEEVKFNLAVSLHSAIDEVRTSIMPFNTTFPLKDLKESLEYWYEKTKRAITYEYVVWEGINDKKEDIAALVQFCKYVPCKVNLIEYNPIDDGQFQQASNAALNNYISNLEMHDITVNVRRSRGKDIDAACGQLANKA